The Candidatus Cloacimonadota bacterium genome has a segment encoding these proteins:
- a CDS encoding site-2 protease family protein — MNFINQFFILIFPVLSALTIHEFSHGLIAYRLGDDTAKRAGRLTLNPLKHLDPIGTIMLFIAHIGWAKPVPINPYNFKDMKRDTALVSLAGPAANFITAAVVSIFFRLINPTPAMFNTNILVQILFYTIFINLALGIFNLIPFPPLDGSKILGAFLSDEYYYKFQRFERQGMMIFLIIIVGSRLLNLNIIGGIIMPPVFFFLKLFTGLQF, encoded by the coding sequence CTGATTTTCCCCGTCTTATCTGCTTTAACAATTCATGAATTTTCTCATGGATTGATTGCTTATAGATTGGGAGATGATACAGCCAAAAGAGCCGGAAGGCTTACCCTTAATCCGCTTAAACACCTTGACCCGATCGGAACAATAATGTTGTTTATCGCACACATCGGTTGGGCAAAACCGGTTCCGATCAATCCCTACAATTTTAAAGATATGAAACGTGATACTGCTTTGGTCTCTCTGGCCGGTCCCGCTGCAAATTTTATTACAGCAGCAGTCGTAAGCATATTTTTCAGATTGATCAATCCAACCCCTGCAATGTTTAATACAAATATTTTAGTCCAAATACTTTTCTATACGATTTTTATTAATCTGGCTTTGGGGATTTTTAATCTTATTCCATTTCCACCGTTAGATGGTTCTAAAATTCTCGGTGCTTTTCTCTCTGACGAGTATTATTATAAATTCCAACGATTTGAAAGACAAGGGATGATGATATTCCTGATAATCATTGTGGGGAGCAGATTGCTTAATCTGAATATCATCGGGGGAATTATTATGCCACCGGTTTTCTTTTTTCTTAAACTATTCACCGGATTACAATTTTAA